A section of the Cuniculiplasma divulgatum genome encodes:
- a CDS encoding SLC13 family permease — MLSFNLTVVLTVFVISIVLLISNRVRYDLIGIGSVFVLMAFGITKLSTVTAEIGSLPVLLLGIVMIVSKTVSDSGIIDKFAEVVSKKIKNEYVLLFALFLMVGLFSGFLSDVALTLMMVPLSYYLSDKLKKSPSKYLMPFAYIAVLGGRYTVASTSSNVVLYDLWYSKTGQFLSFFQFSNPGIFIVLAGIPVAILISFLLPNRTKKITSIDEFKTGEYLTEVQVQKESEVIGKSIDDFEKTYGIRVVAIYPGRISWRQRTIFGGDVLLVRLKPESLTTLSGIKGLKMTIPNTASENLSIREVFVMPESRLVGQQLSQIREAGRYNISVVGISAYGKKIFGRFRTISVEVGDVLMLSGSDEDIASFITDNSLGPLSEREMRVFNPSRGIIAIGSLGFAVVLASFGVNLIIAFGSALLIMLITRTLNFKSMYKSVQWPILIFVGTYLILGAAIISTGLSVYIAGIILGSPLILFVVTVILANTIGNVGSAVIMGPVAMGFPDPLKAIVVVAMAASCTFITPFGNQSNLIVQAAGSYTAKDYALYGSMITAIALVITLLYAYL, encoded by the coding sequence ATGCTGTCTTTCAACCTAACAGTGGTACTCACAGTCTTTGTTATCTCAATAGTACTTCTGATATCAAACAGGGTAAGATACGACCTCATAGGTATAGGTTCGGTCTTTGTCCTGATGGCATTTGGAATTACGAAGCTCTCAACCGTAACTGCAGAAATAGGGAGCCTACCGGTTCTTCTTCTGGGCATCGTGATGATTGTGAGCAAAACAGTCTCAGATTCCGGAATTATCGACAAATTTGCGGAGGTTGTTTCAAAGAAGATAAAGAATGAATATGTACTCCTATTTGCCCTGTTTCTCATGGTCGGTTTATTTTCCGGCTTCCTCAGCGACGTGGCCCTAACATTGATGATGGTACCCCTCAGTTATTACCTTTCGGATAAGCTTAAGAAATCACCTTCTAAGTATCTCATGCCGTTTGCTTATATCGCAGTTCTTGGCGGCAGGTACACGGTTGCAAGTACATCATCAAATGTTGTGCTTTATGATCTGTGGTATTCCAAAACCGGCCAGTTTCTGAGTTTTTTCCAGTTTTCTAATCCGGGTATTTTCATAGTCCTGGCAGGGATTCCCGTTGCAATACTCATATCATTTCTTCTCCCAAACAGAACGAAGAAAATTACAAGCATAGATGAATTCAAGACGGGCGAATATCTTACTGAAGTTCAGGTTCAGAAAGAAAGCGAGGTAATAGGCAAATCCATAGATGACTTCGAGAAGACATATGGCATCAGGGTTGTGGCAATATATCCAGGAAGAATAAGCTGGCGGCAACGGACAATATTCGGTGGAGATGTGCTTCTGGTAAGGCTTAAACCAGAATCCCTGACAACATTATCGGGCATCAAAGGTCTCAAGATGACAATTCCAAATACAGCCTCTGAAAATCTCTCAATAAGGGAGGTTTTTGTCATGCCGGAATCGCGCCTGGTTGGCCAGCAACTGAGTCAGATCAGGGAAGCGGGAAGATATAACATATCGGTTGTGGGTATCTCGGCCTATGGGAAAAAGATATTTGGAAGGTTCAGGACCATAAGCGTGGAGGTAGGCGATGTTTTGATGCTTTCCGGTTCTGATGAGGACATTGCGTCATTCATAACGGACAATTCACTGGGCCCTCTTTCCGAGAGAGAAATGCGTGTATTCAATCCCAGCAGAGGCATCATCGCAATAGGCTCCCTTGGGTTTGCTGTTGTTCTGGCATCGTTCGGAGTTAACCTGATCATAGCATTCGGCTCCGCTCTCCTCATAATGCTGATTACCAGAACATTGAACTTCAAGTCCATGTACAAAAGCGTGCAGTGGCCCATACTCATATTTGTCGGTACTTACCTGATTCTTGGGGCTGCAATAATATCTACAGGGCTGTCCGTTTATATTGCTGGCATTATTCTTGGATCTCCTCTCATACTTTTTGTCGTCACAGTGATTCTTGCCAATACAATAGGAAATGTTGGATCAGCCGTCATAATGGGCCCTGTGGCAATGGGTTTCCCGGATCCGCTTAAGGCAATTGTTGTGGTGGCAATGGCTGCGTCCTGCACATTTATCACCCCGTTCGGGAACCAGTCCAACCTGATTGTTCAGGCGGCGGGTTCCTATACAGCAAAAGATTATGCGCTGTATGGCTCGATGATTACGGCTATAGCATTGGTCATCACTCTATTATATGCCTATCTGTAG
- the fbp gene encoding fructose-1,6-bisphosphate aldolase/phosphatase yields the protein MKVTISHIKADIGSLPGHTTVFEPVVKEVENYVKEKGASLLSDFYISHVGDDIQITMIHNGGIDNPEVHELAWNAFKAGTVVAKNYGLYGAGQDLLKDSFSGNIKGMGPGIAEMEITPRTSEPFIVYMMDKTEPGAFNYPIFKMFADPFNTPGLVIDNNMHDGFTFEIWDIIEAKRIFLSAPEHMYDILGMIGSKGRYVIKRVFTKPNHEKLPDENVAVITTDKLSFIAGEYVGKDDPAGIVRIQSGLPASGESLEAFSHPYLVSGWMRGSFNGPLMPVGMKYAKMTRFDGPPRVVSLGFVLKNGKLSGPVDMFDDPAFDGARRTAVDVVDYLRRMGPFEPHRLPEEDMEYTSLPRVLEKFKGQFETIESGIKKRKETKVSTREMD from the coding sequence ATGAAAGTAACAATATCGCACATAAAAGCAGACATAGGAAGCTTACCTGGGCACACCACAGTTTTTGAGCCGGTCGTCAAGGAGGTTGAGAATTATGTAAAGGAAAAGGGAGCCTCCCTTCTGAGTGATTTTTACATATCCCATGTTGGCGACGATATACAGATAACCATGATACACAATGGTGGAATAGACAATCCTGAGGTGCATGAGCTCGCCTGGAATGCCTTCAAGGCCGGGACTGTCGTTGCAAAGAATTATGGGTTGTATGGCGCCGGGCAGGATCTCCTGAAAGATTCATTTTCTGGCAACATCAAGGGAATGGGCCCCGGGATTGCGGAAATGGAAATTACACCAAGAACATCTGAGCCATTTATTGTTTACATGATGGATAAAACCGAGCCAGGAGCATTTAATTACCCTATTTTCAAGATGTTCGCCGATCCGTTCAATACGCCAGGTCTCGTAATTGACAACAACATGCATGACGGATTCACCTTTGAAATATGGGATATTATTGAAGCAAAACGGATTTTTCTTTCCGCCCCGGAACATATGTACGATATTCTTGGAATGATAGGTTCCAAGGGGAGATATGTTATCAAGAGAGTTTTCACCAAGCCGAATCACGAAAAGTTGCCGGATGAAAATGTTGCAGTGATAACAACGGACAAGTTATCTTTCATAGCAGGCGAGTACGTGGGTAAGGATGATCCGGCAGGCATAGTGAGGATACAATCGGGTCTTCCCGCTTCAGGCGAATCTCTCGAAGCTTTCTCGCACCCATATCTGGTTTCCGGATGGATGAGGGGCTCTTTCAATGGCCCTCTTATGCCAGTTGGCATGAAGTATGCAAAGATGACCAGATTTGATGGCCCACCAAGGGTTGTCTCCCTGGGTTTTGTCCTTAAGAATGGAAAGCTTTCAGGTCCTGTTGACATGTTTGACGATCCGGCATTCGATGGAGCAAGGAGAACTGCAGTTGACGTTGTTGATTACCTGAGGCGCATGGGTCCATTTGAGCCACACAGACTTCCAGAGGAGGATATGGAATACACTTCCCTTCCAAGAGTTCTGGAAAAATTCAAAGGCCAGTTTGAGACCATCGAGAGCGGAATTAAGAAGAGGAAGGAGACGAAAGTTTCTACCAGGGAAATGGATTAA